The following nucleotide sequence is from Mycobacterium sp. Z3061.
CAGAGTTCGACACCGCCTTGGCCGCCGCGGTGCCTCCCACCGTCGTCGCGGTGAACCGCGGGGAGGTGGTGTCGCTGTTGGCGTCCAACCTGTTTGGGCAGAACGCTGCGGCGATAGCGGCCGCCGAGTCCCTGTACAACGAGATGTGGGCTCAGGATGTGACCGCTATGGTGGCGTACCACGCTGGAGTCAGCACGGTCTGCGCGCAGTTGGCGCCCTGGCAACGGCGATTGCAGACCCTACTGAGCGCCGCGACGCCAGGGCTGACCGGTTCCGGCGCGTCGGGCAGTGCCGCCGCGGCGCAGACCGTTGCCGAAGTCATGGGAAGCAGCGGCATCCCGTCCCCGTCGCCCAGGTATGTGCAGCACGCATTCGATCTCTTCATTCGCAACATCGCACCCGACGCCATCCCGCGCTCGCTGTTCACCCCGGAGGGTCTCTACCCGGTGGTCGACGTCAAGAGTCTGACGTTCGATGCGTCGGTGGCCCAGGGCGTGAAGATCCTCGACAGCGCGGTTCGGGCGCATCTCGCCGCGGGCGACAATGTCGCCATCTTCGGCTACTCCCAGAGCGCCACCATTGCCGCAACGGAAATGCAGAAGCTCGCTGCATCGATCAATCCGCCTACGCCTCAGCAGCTTTCGTTCACCCTAGTCGGCGATCCCGGCAATCCGAACGGCGGCCTCGCCGCGCGTTTCCCGGGGATCGCCATTCCCAGCCTCGGTGTGACCAGCCCGGGTGCGACGCCTGACAATCTGTATCCGACCCGCGTCTACACCATCGAGTACGACGGCGTCGCCGACTTCCCCCGGTATCCGCTGAACATCGTGTCGACGTTGAACGCCCTGGCCGGGATGGGCTACCTGCATCAGAACTACCTGATGCTCACGCCGGAACAGATCGACGCTGCCATTCCGCTGACCAACACCGCGGGCCCGACGATGACGCAGTACTACATCATCACGACCAGGAACCTGCCACTACTGGAGCCGCTGCGGGCGTTACCCGTTCTCGGCAATCCGCTCGCCGACCTCATTCAGCCGGACCTGCGGGTGATCGTCAATCTCGGCTACGGCGACCCGAATCACGGCTATTCGACGTCGCCGCCGAACGTGCCGACCCCGTTCGGGGTATTCCCGGACGTCGATCCCATACGGGTTTTGGGCGCGCTGGGAACCGGAACGCAGCAGGGGGTCGCCGACTTCGGCTACGGCATGACGCATCTCGCGCTGCCGCCCGTTGACGTTTCCGGTCTGTTTGCCGGATCTCTACCCGATGGCGGACTCACCAGTCCCACGATCTCCATCGACGGACTCATCGACGGTATGCAGGCCGCCAATTCCAAGTCCAGCGGCGCGATTTCGGCGGCGGCCGGGGCGGCCTACCAGGTGCTGCTGCCGACGGCCGACCTGGCGAATGCCATGTTGACCACTGCGCCGGCCTACAACGTCAACCTGTTCCTGCAGGGAATCCGCGAATTCGTGCACGGCAGCCCGATGGGCATGGTGAATGCGGTCGGCTATCCACTCACCGCCGGCGTCACGCTGTCCATCATGGCGGCGGCCCTGGAAACGCTCATCGTCGCCGCGGCCGCGCAACAAGTCGGTGCAGGCCTGTCGGCGCTGGTCGCCTGATCGCGGACGCGGGACCCTATGCTTGACCGCAAATGGCGGACAAGACAACGTGCGCGATCATCGGGGGCGGCCCGGCCGGCATGGTTCTCGGGCTGTTACTGGCCCGCGCCGGGGTAGAGGTCACCCTGCTGGAAAAGCACGGTGACTTCCTGCGCGATTTCCGCGGCGACACCGTGCACTGCTCCACCATGCGGTTGCTCGATGAACTGGGTCTGTGGGAGCGCTTCTCCCGGTTGCCCTTCAACGAGGTACGCAAAGCGGCATTCGAATCGAATGGGCACTCGGTCACCTACATCGATTTCGGGCG
It contains:
- a CDS encoding PPE family protein, with the protein product MLPNFSALPPEVNSARLYTGAGPVPMLTAAAAWDLLASEMHCAADSFGSTIAALAADSWQGPASLAMTAAAAPHLRWLSTAAAHAEAAAVMARTAAAEFDTALAAAVPPTVVAVNRGEVVSLLASNLFGQNAAAIAAAESLYNEMWAQDVTAMVAYHAGVSTVCAQLAPWQRRLQTLLSAATPGLTGSGASGSAAAAQTVAEVMGSSGIPSPSPRYVQHAFDLFIRNIAPDAIPRSLFTPEGLYPVVDVKSLTFDASVAQGVKILDSAVRAHLAAGDNVAIFGYSQSATIAATEMQKLAASINPPTPQQLSFTLVGDPGNPNGGLAARFPGIAIPSLGVTSPGATPDNLYPTRVYTIEYDGVADFPRYPLNIVSTLNALAGMGYLHQNYLMLTPEQIDAAIPLTNTAGPTMTQYYIITTRNLPLLEPLRALPVLGNPLADLIQPDLRVIVNLGYGDPNHGYSTSPPNVPTPFGVFPDVDPIRVLGALGTGTQQGVADFGYGMTHLALPPVDVSGLFAGSLPDGGLTSPTISIDGLIDGMQAANSKSSGAISAAAGAAYQVLLPTADLANAMLTTAPAYNVNLFLQGIREFVHGSPMGMVNAVGYPLTAGVTLSIMAAALETLIVAAAAQQVGAGLSALVA